One Candidatus Nitronauta litoralis genomic window, CGAGTTATCGCACCTGCCAGTGGAGTTGACTGCATTGCTCAGGTCTTTCTAGGGTCTATTGCCACTGAAAGGAAAATCGAATGGAAGAAGACAAAGACCAGAAAACAGAGGAGCCGACATCGAAGCGTCTTACCGACGCAGAAGATAAAGGTAACTTTGCCCACAGTCGGGAAATGACATCCGCTTTTATTCTGATGATGGCAACCTTATCCTTCATCATGGCGGGATCATTCAGCACAAAACATATGATGGGAACCTGGCACAACATGATCAGTCAGGTTCATACCATTCAGCTTACCGTAAATGAAATGCAGGGCCTTCTGGGATGGACTGCAAAAAATATAATGATTATTTTAAGCCCGGTGTTGTTGTCGATCATGCTTGGTGGGGTGGTCGCGAATCTTTTTCAAACGGGCGGCTTTAAAGTATCAGCGCATCCGCTGACACCAAAGTTTAACAAGCTGAACCCTCTTACCGGCGTTAAAAGGCTGTTCTCCAAAAATTCTGTGATGGAGCTGTTTAAATCTATCTTCAAGATTGCCGTAATCTCCTGGATAGCCTTCATTACCATCAAAGGGCACTTTGCTGAAATTCCTCCTATGATGGGTTTAAGTGTGGGGCAGATCCTGGCTTTTCTTGGCAGAGTCATGATCGAAATCATGATCAAAGTTTTATTGATGATTATCCTGATTGCGCTCATCGACTTCGCGTTCCAGAAGTTTACCTATACAGAAAACCTGCGGATGACTAAGCAGCAGGTAAAAGACGAGCGCAAAGATACAGAGGGAAATCCACAGATCAAGCAAAGAATTCGTACCGTTCAGCTTGAGATGATGCGTAAACGCATGATGGCTGCGGTTCCAGAAGCTGATGTCGTCGTCACCAACCCGACTCACTTTTCCATTGCGATCAAATACGACCGGAACAAGCACGAAGCCCCTGTGGTTGTGGCGAAAGGGCAGGGGGATATTGCACTTAAAATCCGGGAAATTGCAAAAGAAAATGATGTCCCGCTG contains:
- the flhB gene encoding flagellar biosynthesis protein FlhB yields the protein MEEDKDQKTEEPTSKRLTDAEDKGNFAHSREMTSAFILMMATLSFIMAGSFSTKHMMGTWHNMISQVHTIQLTVNEMQGLLGWTAKNIMIILSPVLLSIMLGGVVANLFQTGGFKVSAHPLTPKFNKLNPLTGVKRLFSKNSVMELFKSIFKIAVISWIAFITIKGHFAEIPPMMGLSVGQILAFLGRVMIEIMIKVLLMIILIALIDFAFQKFTYTENLRMTKQQVKDERKDTEGNPQIKQRIRTVQLEMMRKRMMAAVPEADVVVTNPTHFSIAIKYDRNKHEAPVVVAKGQGDIALKIREIAKENDVPLVEDKPLARLLYKSVEIGQIIPTHLYRAVAEILAYVYKLKGIAGQEIKP